In a single window of the Bacillota bacterium genome:
- a CDS encoding LPD38 domain-containing protein: MDVVDSGRISAADAAKIEALNKDYVPFKRVFEDALNLGQKAGGPKGFADLPKAIHSITGSSREIIDPLESTVKDIYLFTKLADNNRAGRALADLADKTEGGGWWLSRVDDLGKAPSKENVLTTYRDGQPVHYQVRDPDLYQAVLSLDEKGADTIVKILSYPASLLRAGATLSPDFIVRNPIRDQLSALIYSKYGFVPGVDLVKGIMHAVNQDELYQLYLESGAGHSALVSLDREYLQGTLRKLLENKNAFVNAFRHPVQTLQEISELMEVGTRLGEFERALAKEGTSREGLMKAALAARDITVDFARKGTKMGTWNRLVAFSNASVQGMDKMRRAFLENPAGTTVKATLAITLPSMLLWMVNKDDPFYDELPSWRKDLFWNIPAGTKDVKQKDGSIVKATRFISIPKPFELGVIFGTIPERTLTWLKEKDPKAMDGLAKTLFDAGTPGFIPTAAVWAIEAWANRDLRTGVSIVPEGETGLEAWRQYGAATSETAKLIGKATNLSPRKIDNTIREVLGGLGKYGVDLADAGLVAAGVAKPVAKPARTLSEIPIAKAFAVETPQTSSASIDRFYREADALEKKYQTSKKGGTKLRREEGTRLSRLRDYRQALSDLRQLRSKVEFSKTMTPQQKRAEIDRINLAMTNLARKALGEETIK, from the coding sequence ATGGACGTGGTCGACTCCGGCCGGATCAGCGCCGCTGACGCCGCCAAGATCGAGGCCCTGAACAAGGACTACGTCCCGTTCAAGCGGGTCTTCGAAGACGCCCTGAACCTCGGCCAGAAGGCCGGCGGCCCCAAGGGCTTCGCCGACCTCCCCAAGGCCATCCACTCGATCACCGGCTCCAGTAGGGAGATCATCGACCCCCTGGAGTCGACGGTCAAGGACATCTACCTGTTTACGAAGCTCGCCGACAACAACCGGGCCGGCCGGGCCCTGGCCGACCTGGCCGACAAGACCGAGGGTGGCGGGTGGTGGCTCTCCAGGGTCGATGACCTCGGCAAGGCCCCGTCGAAGGAGAACGTCCTCACCACCTACCGCGACGGCCAGCCGGTCCACTACCAGGTCCGCGACCCCGACCTCTACCAGGCCGTCCTGTCGCTCGACGAGAAGGGCGCCGATACCATCGTCAAGATCCTGAGCTACCCGGCCAGCCTCCTCCGCGCAGGCGCCACCCTGAGCCCCGACTTCATCGTCCGCAATCCCATCCGCGACCAACTGTCCGCCCTGATCTACTCGAAGTACGGGTTCGTGCCCGGGGTCGACCTAGTCAAGGGGATCATGCACGCCGTCAACCAGGACGAGTTGTACCAACTCTACCTGGAGTCGGGGGCCGGCCACAGCGCCCTGGTCAGTCTGGACCGGGAGTACCTCCAGGGGACCCTGAGAAAGCTCCTCGAGAACAAGAACGCCTTCGTCAACGCCTTCCGCCATCCGGTGCAGACCCTCCAGGAGATCTCCGAGTTGATGGAGGTCGGGACCAGACTCGGCGAGTTCGAGCGGGCCCTGGCCAAGGAGGGGACGAGCCGTGAGGGCCTGATGAAGGCCGCCCTGGCCGCCCGGGACATCACCGTCGACTTCGCCCGGAAGGGCACGAAGATGGGTACATGGAACCGCCTCGTCGCCTTCTCCAACGCCTCGGTCCAGGGTATGGACAAGATGCGCCGCGCCTTCCTGGAGAACCCCGCGGGCACGACCGTCAAGGCCACCCTGGCCATCACCCTCCCCTCGATGCTCCTGTGGATGGTCAACAAGGACGACCCCTTTTATGACGAGTTGCCCTCGTGGCGGAAGGACCTCTTCTGGAACATCCCCGCCGGCACCAAGGACGTCAAGCAGAAGGACGGCTCGATCGTCAAGGCCACCCGGTTCATCTCCATTCCAAAGCCCTTCGAGCTTGGCGTCATCTTCGGGACCATCCCAGAGCGGACCCTGACCTGGCTCAAGGAGAAGGACCCGAAGGCTATGGACGGCTTGGCCAAGACCCTGTTCGACGCCGGCACCCCCGGCTTCATCCCGACCGCCGCTGTTTGGGCCATCGAGGCCTGGGCCAACAGGGATCTCAGGACCGGCGTTTCAATCGTCCCCGAGGGCGAGACCGGTCTTGAGGCATGGCGCCAATATGGGGCGGCGACGTCGGAGACGGCCAAGCTGATCGGTAAGGCCACCAACCTCTCCCCGCGCAAGATCGACAACACCATCCGGGAGGTCCTCGGAGGCCTCGGAAAGTATGGGGTTGACCTGGCCGACGCGGGGCTCGTCGCCGCCGGCGTGGCGAAGCCGGTCGCCAAGCCCGCCCGGACCCTCTCCGAAATCCCCATCGCCAAGGCCTTTGCCGTCGAGACGCCCCAGACGAGCAGCGCCTCCATCGACCGCTTCTACCGCGAAGCTGATGCCCTGGAGAAGAAGTACCAGACCTCCAAGAAGGGTGGCACCAAGCTCCGTCGGGAGGAAGGGACCCGCCTCAGCCGCCTCCGCGACTACCGCCAGGCCCTCTCCGACCTCCGCCAGTTGCGCTCAAAGGTCGAGTTCTCCAAGACCATGACCCCACAACAGAAGAGGGCCGAGATCGACCGGATCAACCTAGCCATGACGAACCTCGCCCGGAAGGCCCTCGGGGAGGAGACGATCAAGTGA